A portion of the Streptomyces sp. NBC_01335 genome contains these proteins:
- a CDS encoding dihydroorotase: MSKILIRGAQILGGEVQDVLIDGETIAGIGTGIEAADATVVEAAGRILLPGLVDLHTHLREPGREDSETVLTGTKAAAVGGFTAVHAMANTFPVADTAGVVEQVWRLGKESGYCDVQPIGAVTVGLEGKQLAELGAMHDSAAGVKVFSDDGKCVDDAVIMRRALEYVKAFDGVVAQHAQEPRLTEGAQMNEGTVSAELGLGGWPAVAEESIIARDVLLAAHVDSRVHICHLSTAGSVEIVRWAKSKGWNVTAEVTPHHLLLTDELVRSYNPVYKVNPPLRTEADVLALREALADGTIDCVATDHAPHPHEDKDCEWAAAAMGMVGLETALSVVQQTMVETGLLDWAGVADRMSFRPAAIGRLDGHGRPVSPGEPANLVLVDPAYRGTVDPAGFASRSRNTPYEGRELPGRVTHTFLRGRATVVDGKLT; the protein is encoded by the coding sequence ATGAGCAAGATCCTTATCCGCGGCGCGCAGATCCTCGGTGGCGAAGTCCAGGACGTCCTGATCGACGGCGAGACCATCGCCGGGATCGGCACCGGCATCGAGGCGGCGGACGCCACCGTCGTCGAGGCGGCGGGCCGGATCCTGCTGCCCGGCCTGGTCGACCTCCACACCCACCTGCGCGAGCCCGGCCGCGAGGACTCCGAGACCGTCCTGACCGGCACCAAGGCCGCCGCGGTCGGCGGCTTCACCGCCGTGCACGCCATGGCCAACACCTTCCCGGTCGCCGACACCGCCGGCGTGGTCGAGCAGGTCTGGCGGCTCGGCAAGGAGTCCGGCTACTGCGACGTCCAGCCGATCGGCGCCGTCACCGTCGGCCTGGAGGGCAAGCAGCTCGCCGAGCTCGGCGCCATGCACGACTCGGCCGCCGGAGTGAAGGTCTTCTCCGACGACGGCAAGTGCGTCGACGACGCCGTGATCATGCGCCGCGCCCTGGAGTACGTGAAGGCGTTCGACGGCGTCGTCGCCCAGCACGCCCAGGAGCCCCGCCTCACCGAGGGCGCCCAGATGAACGAGGGCACCGTCTCCGCCGAGCTCGGCCTCGGCGGCTGGCCCGCCGTCGCCGAGGAGTCGATCATCGCGCGCGACGTGCTGCTCGCCGCCCACGTCGACTCCCGGGTGCACATCTGCCACCTGTCGACCGCCGGCTCGGTCGAGATCGTCCGCTGGGCCAAGTCCAAGGGCTGGAACGTCACCGCCGAGGTCACCCCGCACCACCTGCTCCTCACCGACGAGCTGGTCCGCTCGTACAACCCCGTCTACAAGGTGAACCCGCCGCTGCGCACCGAGGCCGACGTCCTGGCCCTGCGCGAGGCGCTCGCCGACGGCACCATCGACTGCGTCGCCACCGACCACGCACCGCACCCGCACGAGGACAAGGACTGCGAGTGGGCCGCGGCGGCGATGGGCATGGTGGGCCTGGAGACCGCGCTCTCCGTCGTCCAGCAGACGATGGTCGAGACCGGTCTGCTCGACTGGGCGGGCGTCGCCGACCGCATGTCGTTCCGCCCGGCGGCCATCGGCCGGCTCGACGGACACGGCCGCCCCGTCTCGCCCGGTGAGCCCGCCAACCTCGTTCTCGTCGATCCGGCATACCGTGGGACCGTGGACCCCGCGGGCTTCGCGTCCCGCAGCCGCAACACCCCCTACGAGGGCCGTGAGCTGCCGGGACGGGTCACCCACACCTTCCTGCGGGGCCGTGCCACGGTCGTCGACGGGAAGCTCACGTGA
- the efp gene encoding elongation factor P, with protein MASTNDLKNGLVLKLDGGQLWSVVEFQHVKPGKGPAFVRTKLKNVLSGKVVDKTFNAGVKVETATIDRRDMQFSYMDGEYFVFMDMDTYDQLMVDRKSVGDAANFLIEGFTASVAQHEGEVLYVELPAAVELTIQHTDPGVQGDRSTGGTKPATLETGYEIGVPLFITTGEKIKVDTRTGDYLGRVNS; from the coding sequence GTGGCTTCCACGAACGACCTCAAGAACGGCCTGGTGCTCAAGCTCGACGGAGGCCAGCTCTGGTCCGTCGTCGAGTTCCAGCACGTCAAGCCCGGCAAGGGCCCGGCCTTCGTGCGCACCAAGCTCAAGAACGTGCTCTCCGGCAAGGTCGTCGACAAGACGTTCAACGCCGGCGTGAAGGTCGAAACGGCCACCATCGACCGCCGGGACATGCAGTTCTCGTACATGGACGGCGAGTACTTCGTCTTCATGGACATGGACACGTACGACCAGCTGATGGTCGACCGCAAGTCGGTCGGCGACGCCGCCAACTTCCTCATCGAGGGCTTCACCGCCTCGGTCGCGCAGCACGAGGGCGAGGTGCTCTACGTGGAGCTGCCCGCCGCCGTCGAGCTGACCATCCAGCACACCGACCCGGGCGTCCAGGGCGACCGCTCCACCGGCGGCACCAAGCCCGCCACCCTGGAGACCGGTTACGAGATCGGCGTGCCGCTCTTCATCACCACCGGCGAGAAGATCAAGGTCGACACCCGTACGGGCGACTACCTCGGCCGGGTGAACAGCTAA
- the aroC gene encoding chorismate synthase has translation MSRLRWLTAGESHGPALVATLEGLPAGVPVTTEMVADALARRRLGYGRGARMKFEQDEVTFLGGVRHGLTMGSPVAVMVGNTEWPKWEQVMSADPVPEEELAALARNAPLTRPRPGHADLAGMQKYGFDEARPILERASARETAARVALGAVARSYLKETAGIEIVSHVVELAAAKAPYGVLPTPADVPALDADPVRCLDADASKAMVAEIDQAHKDGDTLGGVVEVLAYGVPVGLGSHVHWDRRLDARLASALMGIQAIKGVEVGDGFDLARVPGSKAHDEILVTEDGIKRASGRAGGTEGGLTTGELLRVRAAMKPIATVPRALATFDVLTGEPAKAHHQRSDVCAVPAAGIVAEAMVALVLADAVAEKFGGDSVAETRRNVRGYLDNLQIR, from the coding sequence TTGAGCAGGTTGCGCTGGCTGACCGCAGGGGAGTCGCACGGCCCCGCACTCGTGGCGACGCTGGAGGGTCTTCCCGCCGGCGTCCCGGTCACCACGGAGATGGTGGCCGACGCCCTCGCCCGGCGCCGCCTCGGCTACGGACGCGGTGCCCGGATGAAGTTCGAGCAGGACGAGGTCACCTTCCTCGGCGGCGTACGCCACGGCCTCACCATGGGGTCCCCGGTCGCCGTCATGGTCGGCAACACCGAGTGGCCCAAGTGGGAGCAGGTCATGTCCGCCGACCCGGTCCCCGAGGAGGAGCTGGCCGCACTGGCCCGCAACGCCCCGCTGACGCGCCCCCGGCCCGGCCACGCCGACCTGGCGGGCATGCAGAAGTACGGATTCGACGAGGCCCGGCCGATCCTGGAGCGCGCCAGCGCCCGGGAGACCGCCGCCCGCGTGGCGCTCGGCGCCGTCGCCCGCTCCTACCTCAAGGAGACCGCGGGCATCGAGATCGTCAGCCACGTCGTCGAACTGGCCGCCGCCAAGGCGCCGTACGGCGTGCTTCCGACCCCGGCCGACGTGCCGGCGCTCGACGCCGACCCGGTCCGCTGCCTCGACGCCGACGCGTCGAAGGCGATGGTCGCCGAGATCGACCAGGCCCACAAGGACGGCGACACCCTCGGCGGCGTCGTCGAGGTGCTGGCCTACGGCGTGCCGGTCGGACTCGGCTCGCACGTGCACTGGGACCGTCGCCTCGACGCCCGGCTCGCCTCCGCCCTCATGGGCATCCAGGCGATCAAGGGCGTGGAGGTCGGCGACGGCTTCGACCTGGCCCGGGTGCCCGGCTCCAAGGCCCACGACGAGATCCTCGTCACCGAGGACGGCATCAAGCGCGCCTCCGGGCGTGCCGGCGGCACCGAGGGCGGTCTGACCACCGGTGAACTTCTGCGGGTCCGCGCCGCGATGAAGCCGATCGCGACCGTGCCGCGTGCACTGGCCACCTTCGACGTGCTGACCGGCGAGCCCGCCAAGGCCCACCACCAGCGTTCCGACGTCTGTGCCGTGCCCGCCGCCGGCATTGTCGCCGAGGCCATGGTCGCCCTGGTGCTCGCCGACGCCGTCGCGGAGAAGTTCGGCGGGGACAGCGTCGCCGAGACGCGCCGGAACGTGCGGGGTTACCTCGACAACCTCCAGATCCGATGA
- a CDS encoding Pro-rich N-terminal domain-containing protein, giving the protein MQHAVGAPLPPPHRPGHGPVGGPHHAPHPGGPGTPPPIPPAPPAPPVPLAQGWAAPGPDQQPAPPSREVTGHFRLPPGGLVPLPAQPVEPGTGAATLAVLLIGPAGAGKTTVAKLWAARRRVPTAHVSLDDVREWVRSGFADPQAGWNDQSEAQYRLARRTCGFAARNFLANGISCILDDAVFPDRPVIGLGGWKRHVGPGLLPVVLLPGLEVVLERNAARTGNRRLSDEEVARIHGRMAGWYGSGLPIIDNSTYDVETTARVLDDVLARALASPPAW; this is encoded by the coding sequence ATGCAGCACGCAGTGGGGGCTCCGTTGCCGCCTCCCCACCGGCCCGGACACGGCCCCGTCGGCGGCCCGCACCACGCCCCGCACCCCGGCGGCCCCGGCACGCCGCCCCCGATACCCCCGGCACCCCCCGCCCCCCCGGTGCCCCTGGCCCAGGGCTGGGCGGCGCCCGGCCCCGACCAGCAGCCCGCACCCCCCTCCCGCGAGGTCACCGGCCACTTCCGGCTGCCGCCGGGCGGCCTCGTGCCGCTGCCCGCGCAGCCCGTCGAACCCGGCACCGGCGCCGCCACCCTCGCCGTCCTCCTGATCGGCCCGGCGGGCGCCGGGAAGACCACCGTCGCCAAGCTCTGGGCCGCCCGCCGCCGGGTGCCCACGGCCCACGTCTCGCTGGACGACGTACGCGAATGGGTACGCTCCGGGTTCGCCGATCCGCAGGCCGGCTGGAACGACCAGTCCGAGGCCCAGTACCGGCTGGCCCGCCGCACCTGCGGCTTCGCCGCCCGCAACTTCCTGGCCAACGGCATCTCCTGCATCCTCGACGACGCCGTCTTCCCCGACCGGCCCGTCATCGGCCTCGGCGGCTGGAAGCGCCACGTCGGCCCCGGCCTGCTCCCGGTGGTCCTCCTGCCCGGCCTGGAGGTCGTCCTGGAGCGCAACGCCGCCCGCACCGGAAACCGCCGCCTCTCCGACGAGGAGGTCGCCCGCATCCACGGCAGGATGGCCGGGTGGTACGGCTCCGGGCTGCCGATCATCGACAACTCGACGTACGACGTCGAGACCACGGCACGCGTGCTGGACGACGTCCTCGCCCGCGCACTGGCGAGCCCGCCCGCCTGGTAG
- the pyrR gene encoding bifunctional pyr operon transcriptional regulator/uracil phosphoribosyltransferase PyrR: protein MDAQHDGTGNAARPVLEAPDIARALTRIAHEIVERAKGADDVVLLGIPTRGVFLARRLAAKLEEITGRAMPVGSLDITMHRDDLRMRPARALGRTEIPGDGVDERLVVLVDDVLFSGRTIRAALDALGDIGRPRAVQLAVLVDRGHRELPIRADYVGKNLPTSHRETVTVQLAEEDGRDAVLLGARRTAPAGGH from the coding sequence ATGGACGCACAGCACGACGGCACCGGCAACGCGGCACGGCCCGTTCTGGAGGCCCCCGACATCGCCCGGGCCCTGACCCGGATCGCCCACGAGATCGTCGAACGCGCCAAGGGCGCCGACGACGTGGTACTCCTCGGCATCCCCACCCGCGGCGTCTTCCTCGCCCGCAGGCTCGCCGCGAAGCTCGAAGAGATCACCGGCCGCGCGATGCCCGTCGGATCCCTCGACATCACGATGCACCGCGACGACCTGCGGATGCGCCCCGCGCGCGCCCTCGGACGCACCGAGATCCCCGGTGACGGCGTCGACGAACGCCTCGTCGTCCTCGTCGACGACGTGCTCTTCTCCGGCCGCACGATCCGCGCCGCCCTCGACGCCCTCGGCGACATCGGCCGCCCCCGCGCCGTCCAGCTCGCGGTCCTGGTGGACCGCGGCCACCGCGAACTCCCCATCCGTGCCGACTACGTCGGCAAGAACCTCCCGACGTCGCACCGGGAGACGGTCACGGTCCAGCTCGCCGAGGAGGACGGCCGCGACGCCGTGCTGCTCGGAGCGCGGCGGACCGCCCCGGCAGGCGGGCACTAG
- the nusB gene encoding transcription antitermination factor NusB, translating into MAARNKARKRAFQILFEADQRGESVQTVLADWVRHSRTDDRQPPVGEFTMELVEGYARYANRIDDLIVTYAVDWEIDRMPVVDRSILRLGAYELIWMDETPDAVVIDEAVQLAKEFSTDDSPSFVNGMLARFKDLKPNLRREQ; encoded by the coding sequence GTGGCTGCCCGGAACAAGGCCCGCAAGCGCGCCTTCCAGATCCTCTTCGAGGCCGACCAGCGCGGTGAGTCCGTGCAGACGGTCCTCGCGGACTGGGTCCGGCACTCGCGGACCGACGACCGTCAGCCCCCGGTCGGCGAATTCACGATGGAACTCGTCGAGGGGTACGCGCGGTACGCGAACCGGATCGACGACCTCATCGTCACGTACGCCGTGGACTGGGAGATCGACCGTATGCCGGTCGTCGACCGCAGCATCCTCCGGCTCGGCGCGTACGAGCTGATCTGGATGGACGAGACGCCGGACGCCGTCGTCATCGACGAGGCGGTCCAGCTCGCCAAGGAGTTCTCCACGGACGACTCCCCGTCCTTCGTGAACGGCATGCTGGCCCGTTTCAAGGACCTCAAGCCGAACCTGCGCCGCGAGCAGTAG
- a CDS encoding M24 family metallopeptidase, whose amino-acid sequence MSEVYAVRRGLVRDRCAAAGSAAALVSRPANVRYLAGGVPPGAVLLLGAGEDVLLCPRAPAADPARGRPDESLRVSVLGSGRGDAAIAAASLAAEHGTERLAVEEHDLTVARHRAMATAAPRLRLGDLGTTVEQLRVVKDEEEIACLRIAAEITDQALGELLESILVGRTERHLALELERRLVDHGAEGPAFATSVATGPNSGQGRHRPTDRRVEEGDFLSVCLGASYRGYRCEIARTFVIGTAPAEWQIELYDLVFAAQRGGREALLPDATYREVDHAARHPLDSAGHGEGLSPRTGHGVGLEIDEDPQLAPTAMGKLDACVPVTVGPGVHLPGRGGVRIDDTLVVRPEADGGPELLTITTKELLAL is encoded by the coding sequence ATGTCAGAGGTGTACGCCGTCCGCCGCGGGCTGGTCCGCGACCGGTGCGCCGCCGCCGGATCGGCCGCCGCCCTGGTCTCCCGCCCCGCCAACGTCCGCTATCTCGCCGGCGGGGTGCCTCCCGGCGCCGTCCTGCTGCTCGGCGCCGGCGAGGACGTCCTGCTCTGCCCCCGCGCCCCGGCCGCCGACCCGGCCCGCGGGCGCCCGGACGAGTCGCTGCGGGTCTCGGTGCTGGGGAGCGGGCGCGGGGACGCGGCGATCGCCGCCGCCTCCCTGGCCGCCGAGCACGGGACGGAGCGCCTCGCCGTGGAGGAGCACGACCTGACCGTGGCCCGCCACCGGGCCATGGCCACCGCCGCCCCCAGGCTGCGCCTCGGCGACCTCGGGACCACCGTGGAGCAGCTGCGGGTGGTCAAGGACGAGGAGGAGATCGCCTGTCTGCGCATCGCGGCGGAGATCACCGACCAGGCGCTGGGGGAGCTCCTCGAATCGATTCTCGTCGGCCGTACCGAACGCCATCTCGCCCTGGAGCTGGAGCGACGGCTGGTCGACCACGGCGCCGAGGGGCCCGCCTTCGCCACCTCCGTGGCCACCGGGCCCAACTCCGGCCAGGGTCGTCACCGGCCCACCGACCGCAGGGTCGAGGAAGGCGATTTCCTCAGCGTCTGCCTCGGCGCGAGCTACCGCGGCTACCGCTGCGAGATCGCCCGCACCTTCGTCATCGGCACCGCCCCGGCGGAGTGGCAGATCGAGCTGTACGACCTCGTTTTCGCCGCTCAGCGCGGTGGGCGGGAGGCCCTGCTGCCGGACGCCACCTACCGTGAAGTGGACCACGCGGCCCGTCATCCGCTGGACTCCGCGGGGCACGGCGAGGGGCTTTCGCCCCGCACCGGGCACGGGGTGGGACTCGAAATCGACGAGGACCCGCAGCTGGCACCGACAGCCATGGGTAAACTGGACGCTTGCGTGCCGGTCACCGTCGGACCGGGGGTCCACCTCCCGGGCCGGGGCGGTGTCCGGATCGATGACACGCTCGTCGTGCGCCCCGAGGCGGACGGCGGACCCGAGCTACTCACCATTACGACCAAGGAGCTGCTCGCGCTCTAG
- the aroB gene encoding 3-dehydroquinate synthase, whose protein sequence is MSGPLVVLVGPMGVGKSTIGELLSERLGAPYRDTDADVVATAGKPISEIFFDEGEERFRELERHAVREAVAGHTGVLALGGGAVLDEGTRAVLAGHAVVYLSMDVEEAVKRVGLGTARPLLAVNPRRQWREMMELRRHLYEEVARVTVATDDRTPDEIAREIVDALELPERDTTPGREKTAMTEQAPTRIQVAGTEGSAPYEVLVGRQLLGELPKLIGDRAKRVAVLHPEALAETGEAVREDLASQGYEAIAIQLPNAEEAKTVEVAAYCWKALGQTGFTRSDVIVGVGGGATTDVAGFVAASWLRGVRWIAVPTTVLGMVDAAVGGKTGINTAEGKNLVGAFHPPAGVLCDLAALDSLPVHDYVSGMAEIIKAGFIADPVILDLVEGDPEGARTPAGPHTAELIERSIRVKAEVVSSDLKESGLREILNYGHTLGHAIEKNERYKWRHGAAVSIGLVFAAELGRLAGRLDDATADRHRTVLASVGLPLTYRGDQWPRLLENMKLDKKSRGDLLRFIVLDALGKPTVLEGPDPAVLLAAYGEVSA, encoded by the coding sequence ATGAGCGGGCCGCTGGTCGTCCTCGTCGGCCCCATGGGGGTCGGCAAGTCCACGATCGGTGAGCTGCTCTCCGAGCGGCTCGGAGCCCCGTACCGCGACACCGACGCCGATGTGGTGGCGACCGCGGGCAAGCCCATCTCGGAGATCTTCTTCGACGAGGGCGAGGAGCGCTTCCGCGAGCTGGAGCGCCACGCCGTGCGCGAGGCCGTGGCCGGGCACACCGGTGTCCTCGCGCTCGGCGGCGGCGCGGTGCTCGACGAGGGCACCCGCGCCGTGCTGGCGGGCCACGCCGTCGTCTACCTCTCCATGGACGTGGAAGAGGCGGTCAAGCGCGTCGGCCTGGGCACCGCGCGGCCGCTGCTGGCCGTCAACCCGCGCCGGCAGTGGCGCGAGATGATGGAGCTCCGCCGCCACCTGTACGAAGAGGTGGCACGGGTGACCGTCGCCACCGACGACCGCACCCCCGACGAGATCGCCCGCGAGATCGTCGACGCACTGGAACTGCCGGAACGCGACACCACGCCCGGCCGGGAGAAGACAGCAATGACCGAGCAGGCCCCCACCCGCATCCAGGTCGCCGGCACCGAGGGCAGCGCCCCGTACGAGGTACTGGTCGGCCGGCAGCTCCTCGGCGAGCTGCCGAAGCTCATCGGCGACCGCGCCAAGCGCGTCGCCGTGCTGCACCCGGAGGCGCTCGCCGAGACCGGCGAGGCGGTCCGCGAGGACCTCGCCTCCCAGGGGTACGAGGCCATCGCGATCCAGCTGCCGAACGCCGAGGAGGCCAAGACCGTCGAGGTCGCGGCCTACTGCTGGAAGGCGCTGGGCCAGACCGGCTTCACCCGCAGCGACGTCATCGTCGGTGTCGGCGGCGGCGCCACCACCGACGTCGCCGGCTTCGTCGCGGCGAGCTGGCTGCGCGGGGTGCGCTGGATCGCCGTCCCCACCACCGTGCTCGGCATGGTGGACGCCGCGGTCGGCGGCAAGACGGGCATCAACACCGCCGAGGGCAAGAACCTCGTCGGCGCCTTCCACCCGCCGGCCGGGGTCCTCTGCGACCTGGCGGCCCTCGACTCGCTCCCGGTGCACGACTACGTCTCCGGGATGGCCGAGATCATCAAGGCCGGCTTCATCGCCGACCCGGTGATCCTCGACCTCGTCGAGGGTGACCCCGAGGGCGCCCGTACGCCCGCCGGACCGCACACCGCCGAGCTGATCGAGCGCTCCATCCGGGTCAAGGCCGAGGTCGTCTCCAGCGACCTCAAGGAGTCCGGACTCCGCGAGATCCTCAACTACGGCCACACGCTGGGCCACGCGATCGAGAAGAACGAGCGCTACAAGTGGCGCCACGGCGCCGCCGTCTCGATCGGCCTGGTCTTCGCCGCCGAACTGGGCCGGCTCGCCGGACGGCTCGACGACGCCACCGCCGACCGGCACCGCACCGTCCTCGCGTCGGTCGGCCTGCCGCTCACCTACCGCGGTGACCAGTGGCCGCGCCTGCTGGAGAACATGAAGCTCGACAAGAAGTCCCGCGGCGACCTGCTGCGCTTCATCGTGCTCGACGCGCTCGGCAAGCCCACCGTCCTGGAGGGCCCGGACCCGGCCGTCCTGCTCGCCGCCTACGGAGAGGTCTCCGCGTGA
- a CDS encoding PH-like domain-containing protein produces MTKLIPLYQLAAEQKSAAVTDWSARISWVVGILVFVAFVYWLMRQGWKWRGSLQSDLPELAATPEGFADGTPLLKLSGRYHGSTTAGQWLDRIVAHGLGTRSRVELTLTEQGLDVVRPGAAGFFVPAAALREVRHERAIAGKVLPEGGLLVITWAHGDKLIDSGFRADQAAGHQAWIDTLTSLTSTTEGTAR; encoded by the coding sequence GTGACAAAACTGATCCCCCTGTACCAGCTGGCCGCCGAACAGAAGTCGGCCGCCGTGACCGACTGGTCCGCCCGGATCAGCTGGGTCGTCGGAATACTGGTCTTCGTGGCCTTCGTCTACTGGCTGATGCGCCAGGGATGGAAGTGGCGCGGCAGCCTCCAGTCCGACCTGCCGGAGCTCGCGGCCACCCCCGAGGGATTCGCGGACGGCACCCCGCTCCTGAAGCTCTCCGGCCGCTACCACGGCTCCACCACCGCCGGGCAGTGGCTCGACCGGATCGTCGCGCACGGCCTCGGCACCCGCAGCCGGGTCGAGCTCACCCTCACGGAGCAGGGCCTGGACGTCGTACGCCCCGGAGCGGCCGGCTTCTTCGTACCGGCCGCGGCCCTGCGCGAGGTTCGGCACGAGCGGGCGATCGCGGGCAAGGTCCTCCCCGAGGGCGGCCTGCTGGTCATCACCTGGGCCCACGGCGACAAGCTGATCGACTCCGGGTTCCGCGCCGACCAGGCGGCCGGGCACCAGGCCTGGATCGACACCCTCACCTCTCTCACCAGCACTACGGAAGGCACCGCACGATGA
- the bldD gene encoding transcriptional regulator BldD has product MSSEYAKQLGAKLRAIRTQQGLSLHGVEEKSQGRWKAVVVGSYERGDRAVTVQRLAELADFYGVPVQELLPGTTPGGAAEPPPKLVLDLERLAHVPPEKAGPLQRYAATIQSQRGDYNGKVLSIRQDDLRTLAVIYDQSPSVLTEQLINWGVLDADARRAVTHEEG; this is encoded by the coding sequence ATGTCCAGCGAATACGCAAAACAGCTCGGGGCCAAGCTCCGCGCCATCCGCACCCAGCAGGGCCTCTCCCTCCACGGCGTGGAGGAGAAGTCGCAGGGCCGTTGGAAGGCCGTCGTCGTCGGCTCGTACGAGCGCGGCGACCGTGCGGTGACCGTCCAGCGTCTTGCGGAGCTGGCGGACTTCTACGGCGTTCCCGTCCAGGAGCTGCTGCCGGGTACGACCCCCGGCGGCGCGGCCGAGCCGCCGCCGAAGCTCGTCCTGGACCTGGAGCGCCTCGCCCACGTCCCGCCGGAGAAGGCCGGACCGCTGCAGCGTTACGCCGCGACGATCCAGAGCCAGCGCGGCGACTACAACGGCAAGGTCCTCTCGATCCGCCAGGACGACCTGCGCACCCTCGCGGTCATCTACGACCAGTCGCCTTCCGTGCTGACGGAGCAGCTGATCAACTGGGGCGTGCTGGACGCGGACGCGCGCCGGGCCGTCACCCACGAAGAGGGCTGA
- a CDS encoding aspartate carbamoyltransferase catalytic subunit, producing the protein MKRHLISAADLTRDDAVLILDTAEEMARVADRPIKKLPTLRGRTVVNLFFEDSTRTRISFEAAAKRLSADVINFSAKGSSVSKGESLKDTALTLEAMGADAVVIRHHASGAPYRLATSGWIDGAVVNAGDGTHEHPTQALLDAFTMRRRLVGADQGLGRDLEGRRITIVGDVLHSRVARSNVHLLTTLGAHVTLVAPPTLLPIGVEQWPCDVSYGLDEVLPKSDAVMMLRVQRERMNAAYFPTEREYSRRYGLNGDRMAKMPEHSIVMHPGPMNRGMEITAEVADSDRCTAVEQVANGVSVRMAVLYLLLGGSEPATTARTEGNK; encoded by the coding sequence ATGAAGCGCCACCTCATCTCGGCCGCCGACCTCACCCGCGACGACGCCGTCCTCATCCTCGACACCGCCGAGGAGATGGCCCGGGTCGCCGACCGGCCGATCAAGAAGCTCCCCACCCTGCGCGGCCGTACCGTCGTCAACCTCTTCTTCGAGGACTCGACGCGGACCCGCATCTCCTTCGAGGCCGCCGCCAAGCGCCTCTCCGCCGACGTCATCAACTTCTCCGCGAAGGGCTCGTCCGTCTCCAAGGGCGAATCCCTCAAGGACACCGCCCTGACCCTGGAGGCGATGGGCGCCGACGCCGTCGTCATCCGGCACCACGCCTCGGGCGCCCCGTACCGACTCGCCACCTCCGGCTGGATCGACGGCGCGGTCGTCAACGCGGGCGACGGCACCCACGAGCACCCCACCCAGGCCCTGCTGGACGCCTTCACCATGCGCCGCCGGCTGGTCGGCGCCGACCAGGGCCTCGGCCGCGACCTCGAAGGCCGCCGGATCACCATCGTCGGCGACGTCCTGCACAGCCGGGTGGCCCGCTCCAACGTCCACCTGCTGACCACGCTCGGCGCCCACGTCACCCTGGTGGCCCCGCCCACCCTGCTGCCGATCGGCGTGGAGCAGTGGCCCTGCGACGTCAGCTACGGCCTGGACGAGGTGCTCCCGAAGTCCGACGCGGTGATGATGCTGCGTGTGCAGCGTGAGCGGATGAACGCCGCGTACTTCCCCACCGAGCGCGAGTACTCCCGCCGCTACGGTCTGAACGGCGACCGCATGGCGAAGATGCCCGAGCACAGCATCGTCATGCACCCCGGCCCGATGAACCGCGGCATGGAGATCACCGCCGAGGTCGCCGACTCCGACCGCTGCACCGCCGTCGAACAGGTCGCCAACGGCGTCTCCGTCCGCATGGCCGTGCTCTACCTGCTGCTCGGCGGCTCCGAGCCCGCCACCACCGCCCGTACCGAGGGGAACAAGTAA
- the aroQ gene encoding type II 3-dehydroquinate dehydratase, which translates to MTRSVYVLNGPNLGRLGSREPDVYGATSYAGLVETCQALGKELGFDVEVRETNDEGELIRWLHEAADGSVPVVLNPGAFTHYSYGMRDAISQRTAPLIEVHISNPYAREEFRHTSVVAPVATGTIAGFGIGSYRLALRALADELTD; encoded by the coding sequence GTGACCCGCAGCGTCTACGTGCTGAACGGCCCGAACCTCGGCCGCCTGGGCTCCCGCGAGCCCGACGTCTACGGGGCCACCTCCTACGCAGGTCTCGTCGAGACCTGCCAGGCGCTCGGCAAGGAGCTCGGCTTCGACGTCGAGGTCCGCGAGACCAACGACGAGGGCGAGCTGATCCGCTGGCTCCACGAGGCGGCGGACGGCTCGGTCCCGGTCGTCCTCAACCCGGGCGCGTTCACCCACTACTCGTACGGAATGCGGGACGCGATCTCCCAGCGCACCGCGCCCCTCATCGAGGTGCACATCTCCAACCCGTACGCGCGTGAGGAGTTCCGGCACACCTCCGTGGTCGCTCCGGTCGCCACCGGCACCATCGCCGGATTCGGCATCGGCTCCTACCGGCTCGCGCTGCGCGCGCTCGCCGACGAGCTGACGGACTGA